The Blastocatellia bacterium genome includes a window with the following:
- a CDS encoding sigma-70 family RNA polymerase sigma factor: MRNIADITDDEEDALTADPLLLTEESLADDHLPEDWVPDQVDMLWPEQEGADAFLKNEQASLLLSADEASVDEIGFAPSTLENEQPGNARAVLEETHDGSLDSISAYFREVSRMPMLTHEEETKCARKLEAGRLMVLKALSLSPICLEALISSMQHSRSDAADGPRTDGTSPVMNKGRSRQVGLVTPVDPRYLRQIKKRYQQAIRLYEVLQTMPKRARQRSALCRQLMSRWVKLSRLVRQLRLTPSFQEYMVEQVQAAQRNLELAAQRVRRAERALAHVRRKDVKRHWLSELRQARRQQQQWQQRYRVALVDPQSTLHKIDRGRRRAEEARQVLIQSNLRLVIACAKHYLRSGLPWLDLIQEGNIGLMRAVEKFDHRRGNKFSTYAVWWIRQAIWRAVAEKSRLIRLPVYASDVVKKATRLSRQLEEEAGYQPLPSELAKRVGVEPEKLNQMLAAAQTPVSLEATFLDNPKARLEHRLQDRRQLLPDEIEIRKTLERRTEQMLKVLTPREEAIIRLRFGLTEDEEPHTLEEIGHVMGVSRERIRQLEARALLKLRDPQVSGALKAFLRPAV, encoded by the coding sequence ATGAGAAACATAGCGGACATCACCGACGACGAAGAGGACGCCCTCACCGCAGATCCTCTGTTGCTGACTGAAGAATCGTTGGCAGACGATCATCTACCTGAGGACTGGGTTCCTGACCAAGTTGATATGCTATGGCCGGAGCAGGAAGGAGCCGACGCGTTCTTGAAGAATGAACAAGCCAGTTTGCTGCTGAGTGCTGACGAAGCAAGCGTTGATGAAATAGGTTTTGCTCCGAGCACGTTGGAGAATGAACAGCCAGGCAACGCCCGCGCTGTGCTTGAGGAGACGCATGATGGGAGCCTTGACTCCATCAGCGCCTATTTTCGTGAAGTCTCTAGAATGCCGATGTTGACGCACGAAGAAGAAACAAAGTGCGCGCGGAAATTGGAAGCCGGGCGGCTGATGGTGCTGAAAGCCCTTTCACTGTCACCGATTTGTTTGGAGGCGCTCATTTCTTCGATGCAACACTCAAGATCAGATGCGGCTGACGGGCCTCGAACAGACGGGACGTCACCGGTGATGAATAAGGGACGCAGTAGGCAGGTTGGCTTGGTAACGCCTGTTGACCCACGCTATTTGCGGCAGATCAAAAAGCGCTATCAACAGGCGATTCGGCTTTATGAAGTTCTTCAGACGATGCCCAAACGGGCTCGCCAACGCTCGGCACTGTGTCGGCAGCTTATGAGCCGTTGGGTGAAGCTCTCACGGCTCGTTCGTCAGCTTCGATTGACGCCATCGTTTCAGGAGTACATGGTTGAGCAGGTGCAGGCTGCCCAACGCAATTTGGAGTTGGCTGCACAGCGTGTGCGACGCGCCGAACGAGCGCTGGCGCACGTTCGCCGGAAGGATGTCAAGCGACACTGGCTATCCGAATTGCGCCAAGCTCGCCGGCAACAACAGCAGTGGCAACAACGCTATCGGGTCGCGTTGGTAGACCCGCAAAGCACGTTGCACAAAATTGATCGGGGGCGTCGGCGGGCGGAAGAGGCGCGTCAGGTGTTGATTCAGAGCAATCTCCGATTGGTCATAGCGTGCGCCAAACACTATCTGCGCAGCGGGCTGCCCTGGCTTGACTTGATTCAAGAAGGCAACATCGGGCTGATGCGCGCTGTGGAAAAGTTCGATCACCGGCGAGGCAACAAGTTTTCCACCTATGCGGTGTGGTGGATTCGTCAAGCCATCTGGCGCGCTGTGGCCGAGAAGAGTCGGCTCATTCGGTTGCCGGTTTATGCCAGCGACGTAGTGAAAAAGGCAACGCGGCTCTCACGTCAGTTGGAGGAAGAGGCAGGCTACCAGCCGCTACCCAGCGAGTTGGCTAAGCGTGTAGGCGTCGAACCGGAGAAGCTCAATCAGATGTTGGCAGCAGCGCAAACGCCCGTCTCACTGGAAGCCACTTTCTTGGATAATCCCAAAGCACGGCTCGAACATCGGCTGCAGGACCGACGCCAGCTCCTGCCCGACGAAATCGAAATTCGTAAGACGCTGGAGCGGCGTACTGAACAGATGTTGAAGGTGCTGACGCCACGAGAAGAAGCCATCATCCGTCTGCGATTCGGATTAACGGAAGATGAAGAGCCGCACACCTTGGAAGAGATTGGACACGTCATGGGTGTCTCGCGCGAGCGCATCCGACAATTGGAAGCACGCGCGCTGCTCAAGCTGCGTGATCCGCAGGTGAGCGGCGCTCTGAAAGCATTCCTCCGGCCAGCCGTATGA